The following are encoded together in the Bradyrhizobium algeriense genome:
- the eutC gene encoding ethanolamine ammonia-lyase subunit EutC, whose translation MKTPAPPSRSLEALRELTPARVGLGRSGASLPTDALLAFTLDHARARDAVHTAFDAPHLVAGLAGLGLQVGEVSSQAQNRRDYLRRPDLGRMLDADSRRALEKQSGSASEIVIVIGDGLSPAAVNAHAVELVRHLAPRLTEAGISLGHVVVASGARVALGDEIGAVLGARMVVMLIGERPGLSAPDSLGAYLTFAPRIGLTDEKRNCVSNIHGAGLSYDEAAFKIAWLVREGIARQVTGVALKDESGNALISARPID comes from the coding sequence ATGAAAACGCCGGCGCCGCCGTCTCGCTCGCTCGAAGCCTTGCGGGAGCTGACGCCGGCGCGTGTCGGGCTCGGTCGCTCCGGCGCTAGCCTGCCGACCGATGCCCTGCTTGCCTTCACGCTCGACCACGCGCGGGCGCGCGATGCCGTTCACACAGCTTTCGATGCGCCGCATCTGGTTGCCGGATTGGCCGGTCTGGGCCTGCAGGTCGGCGAGGTTTCCAGCCAGGCGCAGAACCGGCGCGACTATCTGCGCCGTCCCGATCTCGGACGCATGCTGGATGCAGATTCGCGGCGCGCGCTGGAAAAGCAAAGCGGCAGCGCGAGCGAGATTGTGATCGTGATCGGCGATGGGCTGTCGCCGGCGGCCGTCAATGCCCACGCGGTCGAACTGGTTCGCCATCTGGCGCCGCGCCTGACGGAGGCGGGAATCTCGTTGGGCCATGTCGTGGTTGCATCGGGCGCGCGGGTGGCGCTGGGCGACGAGATCGGCGCCGTGCTCGGCGCGCGGATGGTGGTGATGCTGATCGGCGAGCGGCCCGGCCTGTCGGCGCCCGACAGCCTCGGCGCCTATCTGACCTTTGCGCCGCGCATCGGCCTCACCGATGAGAAGCGCAATTGCGTGTCCAATATCCATGGTGCAGGCCTGAGCTACGACGAGGCCGCGTTCAAGATCGCCTGGCTGGTGCGTGAGGGTATCGCGCGGCAGGTCACCGGCGTGGCGCTGAAGGACGAAAGCGGAAACGCGCTCATCTCCGCCAGGCCGATCGATTGA
- a CDS encoding cysteine rich repeat-containing protein has translation MRKSLLALTLLSISVSSHAAFAQQQRSGTAEEQKACTRDVQKFCRPVIDQGDFTVLACLKENRSKISAACNQVLKNNGQ, from the coding sequence ATGCGTAAATCTCTCTTGGCCCTCACCTTGTTGTCGATCTCGGTCTCATCGCATGCGGCATTCGCGCAGCAACAGCGCAGCGGAACGGCGGAGGAGCAGAAGGCCTGTACCCGTGACGTGCAGAAGTTCTGCCGTCCGGTCATCGATCAGGGCGATTTCACCGTCCTGGCGTGCCTCAAGGAAAATCGCTCCAAGATCAGCGCGGCCTGCAACCAGGTTCTCAAGAACAACGGCCAATAA
- a CDS encoding efflux RND transporter permease subunit yields the protein MLDKNSESHVHVEAIEEPPPGKSIAFGLERMGLIAVKAPILSMIILAALMVAALFGIERIKIDDSLSQLFRSDSKDYKQYEAVTKRFPATEFDVLVVVEGKTLLARENLEKIRDMVTDLQLVEGVRGLVSLFSARQAPEPGKLPAALFPPELPQGAAYDKFVETVKTNEIIRGKLLSEDGTLALIVLSLEPKVVSSNDLGKVVGEMRKIMADDLSGSGLNAQLSGVPVMQLEIRNAVKRDGLTYNILGILAGCIIAIIFFRKISFMVVAAFPPIIAILLALGGLGWAGFNLNMFLNVMTPLIMVISFSDSMQLTFAARDRLIAGQDKLTAFTNAVLVVGPACVLTHGTAGISFIALQFSDSELIRKFGEAGLAATIIALIAVLSLVPVFGILFVRNEKIFAVKFQSADAGVQALRNFCYWIAVRMVGRPGLFSLLALLLVAGLGFIYATLEPRYRLADQVPDKRQAVAASSRLDAKLTGANPIDVLIEFPKGASLYAPDTLKTIAEVHAMVEKSAGVGNVWSLETLRRWLAEKAGSSDVATLKEYVSVIPEHLVRRFISADQDAVVVSGRVPDLDSSEILPVIDKLDKSLDKVRAEHPGFEIAVTGLSAIAARNSANMISKLNHGLTIEFLLVAIFIGLAFRSVVVMFSCILPGIFPVVASGTVLWILGEGLQFASVVALTVSFGLGLSATIHFLNRLRLESKPGVGSGLAVERATVLVGPALILTTVVLACGLVVTVFSDLPSLRLFGWLSAFSMIAALVADLFILRPTSMFLINLSEKIRGVSHAKPTE from the coding sequence ATGCTCGACAAGAACTCCGAAAGTCACGTCCACGTCGAAGCTATCGAGGAGCCGCCGCCGGGCAAGAGCATCGCCTTCGGGCTCGAGCGCATGGGCCTGATCGCGGTCAAGGCGCCGATCCTGTCCATGATCATTCTCGCCGCGCTGATGGTGGCTGCGCTGTTCGGCATCGAGCGGATCAAGATCGACGACTCGCTGAGCCAGCTGTTCCGCTCCGATTCCAAGGACTACAAGCAATACGAGGCCGTGACCAAGCGCTTCCCGGCGACCGAATTCGACGTGCTGGTCGTGGTCGAGGGCAAGACGCTCTTGGCCCGCGAGAACCTCGAAAAGATCCGCGACATGGTCACCGACCTGCAACTGGTCGAGGGCGTGCGCGGTCTGGTGTCGCTGTTCTCGGCGCGCCAGGCGCCGGAGCCCGGCAAGCTGCCGGCCGCGCTGTTCCCGCCCGAATTGCCGCAAGGCGCCGCCTACGACAAGTTCGTCGAGACCGTCAAAACCAACGAGATCATTCGCGGCAAGCTGTTGTCGGAGGACGGCACGCTGGCCCTGATCGTGCTGTCGCTCGAACCGAAGGTCGTTTCCTCAAACGATCTCGGCAAGGTGGTCGGCGAAATGCGCAAGATCATGGCCGACGATCTGTCGGGCAGCGGTCTCAACGCCCAGCTCTCCGGCGTTCCCGTGATGCAGCTGGAGATCCGCAACGCGGTCAAGCGCGACGGGCTGACCTACAACATCCTCGGCATTCTGGCCGGCTGCATCATCGCGATCATCTTCTTCCGCAAGATATCGTTCATGGTGGTTGCGGCCTTTCCGCCGATCATCGCCATCCTGCTCGCGCTCGGTGGCCTCGGCTGGGCCGGTTTCAATCTCAACATGTTCCTGAACGTGATGACGCCGCTCATCATGGTGATCAGTTTTTCCGACTCGATGCAGCTCACCTTCGCAGCGCGCGACCGCCTGATTGCGGGCCAGGACAAACTGACCGCCTTCACCAACGCCGTGCTGGTGGTGGGCCCGGCTTGCGTGCTGACCCACGGTACCGCCGGCATCTCGTTCATCGCCCTGCAATTCTCCGATTCCGAACTGATCCGAAAATTCGGCGAGGCCGGATTGGCCGCCACCATCATCGCGCTGATCGCGGTGCTTTCGCTGGTGCCGGTGTTCGGCATATTGTTCGTCCGCAACGAGAAGATTTTCGCCGTAAAATTCCAGAGCGCGGATGCCGGCGTGCAGGCGCTGCGCAATTTCTGCTACTGGATCGCGGTGCGCATGGTCGGCCGTCCCGGGCTGTTCAGCCTGCTCGCATTGCTGCTCGTCGCCGGCCTCGGCTTCATCTACGCCACGCTGGAGCCGCGCTATCGCCTCGCTGATCAGGTGCCGGACAAGCGGCAGGCGGTGGCGGCTTCGAGCCGTCTTGACGCCAAGCTCACCGGCGCCAATCCGATCGACGTGCTGATCGAATTCCCCAAGGGCGCCTCGCTCTATGCGCCGGATACGTTGAAGACGATCGCCGAAGTTCACGCGATGGTCGAGAAATCGGCCGGCGTCGGCAACGTCTGGTCGCTCGAAACCCTGCGCCGCTGGCTCGCCGAAAAGGCCGGCAGCAGCGACGTCGCGACGCTAAAGGAATATGTCAGCGTTATCCCGGAACATCTGGTCCGTCGCTTCATCTCGGCCGATCAGGATGCGGTGGTGGTTTCGGGGCGCGTTCCCGACCTCGATTCCAGCGAAATCCTTCCCGTGATCGACAAGCTCGACAAGTCGCTCGACAAGGTGCGCGCCGAGCATCCCGGCTTCGAAATCGCGGTCACCGGCCTGTCGGCGATTGCAGCGCGCAACAGTGCCAACATGATCTCGAAACTCAATCACGGCCTGACGATCGAGTTCCTGCTGGTTGCGATCTTCATTGGCCTGGCATTCCGCTCGGTCGTGGTGATGTTCTCCTGCATCCTGCCTGGCATCTTCCCGGTCGTGGCATCGGGCACGGTGCTGTGGATATTGGGCGAGGGGCTGCAATTCGCCAGCGTGGTCGCGCTGACGGTGTCGTTCGGCCTCGGCTTGAGCGCCACCATCCACTTCCTCAACCGGCTGCGGCTGGAGAGCAAGCCCGGCGTTGGCTCGGGGCTGGCGGTCGAGCGCGCCACCGTGCTGGTCGGCCCGGCGCTGATCCTGACCACGGTGGTGCTGGCCTGCGGCCTCGTCGTCACGGTGTTTTCCGACCTGCCGTCGCTGCGGCTGTTCGGCTGGCTCAGCGCGTTCTCGATGATCGCAGCCCTGGTCGCGGATCTCTTCATCCTGCGGCCGACCTCGATGTTCCTGATCAATTTGTCGGAAAAGATTCGCGGCGTCAGTCACGCCAAGCCCACGGAATAG
- the hpnC gene encoding squalene synthase HpnC, producing MTSASDLRSGKTHRDENFPVASWIIHPRHRALILAFYNFVRTADDIADHATLGADDKLRYLDLLEAELLGKGDTQPEAVSLRRAFAERAMAPRHALDVLVAFRMDVTKLRYENWDDVIHYCRYSAMPVGRFMLDVHGESTSTWAASDALCAGLQINNHLQDCAKDYKNLNRVYLPRDALAASGATVEMLGEAKSQPALLQCLHALAVRTEALLNESRSLSAEVKDFRLGLEIAVIQAFADRIVGMLKVRDPLSERVHLSKPELLVQSIGAITSEMIRRAAGRRPQTKPVAGA from the coding sequence ATGACCAGCGCGAGCGACCTGAGATCCGGAAAGACCCACCGCGACGAGAATTTTCCGGTCGCGTCGTGGATCATTCATCCGCGTCACCGGGCGCTGATCCTCGCATTCTACAATTTCGTCAGGACGGCCGACGACATCGCCGATCACGCGACGCTCGGCGCCGACGACAAGCTGCGCTATCTCGACCTGCTCGAAGCCGAGTTGCTGGGCAAGGGCGACACGCAACCGGAGGCGGTCAGCCTGCGCCGCGCTTTTGCAGAGCGTGCAATGGCGCCGCGCCACGCGCTCGACGTGCTGGTCGCGTTCCGGATGGACGTCACCAAGTTGCGCTACGAGAACTGGGACGACGTCATTCACTATTGCCGCTATTCCGCGATGCCGGTAGGGCGCTTCATGCTCGACGTTCATGGCGAGAGCACCTCGACCTGGGCCGCGTCGGACGCGCTGTGCGCAGGGTTGCAGATCAATAACCATCTGCAGGACTGCGCCAAGGACTACAAAAATCTCAACCGCGTCTACCTGCCGCGCGATGCGCTGGCCGCAAGCGGCGCCACCGTTGAGATGCTGGGCGAGGCGAAGTCGCAGCCGGCGCTGCTGCAATGCCTCCATGCGCTCGCGGTGCGGACCGAAGCCCTGCTCAATGAAAGCAGGTCGCTCAGCGCCGAGGTGAAGGATTTCCGGCTCGGGCTCGAAATTGCCGTGATCCAGGCCTTTGCCGACAGGATCGTCGGCATGCTGAAGGTGCGCGACCCGCTCAGCGAGCGCGTGCATTTGAGCAAGCCCGAATTGCTCGTGCAGAGCATCGGCGCCATCACGAGCGAAATGATCAGGCGCGCCGCGGGGCGTCGCCCCCAGACAAAACCGGTGGCCGGCGCATGA
- the shc gene encoding squalene--hopene cyclase: protein MLSVDKKIAVDSVATVDPVALEKSISSATEALLGYRQSDGHFVFELEADSTIPSEYILLRHYLAEPVDSALEAKIANYLRRAQGNHGGWPLVQDGPFDMSASVKSYFALKMIGDSVDAPHMVRAREAIRSHGGAARVNVFTRFLLAFYGVLSWRAVPVLPIEIMLLPMWSPFHINKISYWARTTIVPLMVMAALKPLAKNPKGVGVDELFLQDPKSVGMTPKAPHQSWGWFTLFSTLDKILRVVEPLFPKKLRQRAIDAALAFTEERLNGEDGMGAIYPPMANIVMMYDALGKGPDYPPRAVTRKGIDKLLVIGEHEAYCQPCVSPVWDTALTCHALAEAGGEDTIRMMEQGLDWLKPRQVLDLKGDWAVKAPDVRPGGWAFQYNNDYYPDLDDTAVVVMAMDRARRASGSKEYDEAISRGREWIEGLQSRDGGWAAFDINNLEYYLNNIPFSDHGALLDPPTEDVTARCISMLAQLGETAETSKAVADGIAYLRRTQLPEGSWYGRWGLNYVYGTWSVLCALNAAGMSHQDPMIRKAADWLLSIQNEDGGWGEDAVSYRLDYKGFEGAPSTSSQTAWALLGLMAAGEVENPAIVRGVEYLKATQTEKGLWDEARYTATGFPRVFYLRYHGYSKFFPLWALARYRNLRSTNSRVVGVGM from the coding sequence ATGCTTTCCGTAGACAAAAAAATTGCAGTCGATTCCGTCGCGACCGTCGATCCGGTCGCGCTGGAGAAGAGCATCTCGTCGGCGACCGAAGCGCTGCTCGGCTATCGGCAATCCGACGGACATTTTGTGTTCGAGCTGGAAGCCGACAGCACCATTCCTTCCGAATATATCCTGCTGCGTCACTATCTCGCTGAGCCCGTCGACAGCGCGCTGGAAGCCAAGATCGCGAACTACCTGCGCCGCGCGCAAGGCAATCACGGCGGCTGGCCCTTGGTGCAGGACGGCCCGTTCGACATGAGCGCGAGCGTCAAATCCTATTTCGCGCTGAAGATGATCGGCGATTCCGTCGATGCGCCGCACATGGTGCGCGCGCGCGAGGCGATCCGCAGCCACGGCGGCGCGGCCCGCGTCAACGTCTTCACGCGGTTCCTGCTCGCTTTCTACGGCGTGCTGAGCTGGCGCGCGGTGCCGGTGTTGCCGATCGAGATCATGCTGCTGCCGATGTGGTCGCCGTTTCATATCAACAAGATTTCCTACTGGGCGCGCACCACCATCGTGCCGCTGATGGTGATGGCGGCGTTGAAGCCCTTGGCGAAAAACCCCAAGGGCGTCGGCGTCGACGAGTTGTTCCTGCAGGATCCCAAGTCGGTCGGAATGACGCCGAAGGCGCCGCATCAAAGCTGGGGCTGGTTCACGCTGTTCAGCACGCTCGACAAGATCCTGCGCGTCGTCGAACCACTGTTTCCGAAGAAGCTGCGCCAGCGTGCGATCGATGCGGCGCTCGCGTTCACCGAAGAGCGGCTTAACGGTGAAGACGGCATGGGCGCGATCTATCCGCCGATGGCCAACATCGTCATGATGTATGACGCGCTCGGCAAGGGACCGGACTATCCGCCGCGCGCGGTCACCCGCAAGGGCATCGACAAGCTGCTCGTGATCGGTGAGCACGAAGCCTATTGCCAGCCCTGCGTCTCGCCGGTGTGGGACACCGCGCTGACCTGCCACGCGCTGGCGGAGGCCGGCGGCGAAGATACGATCAGGATGATGGAACAGGGCCTGGATTGGCTGAAGCCGAGGCAGGTGCTTGATCTCAAGGGCGACTGGGCGGTGAAGGCGCCCGATGTCCGTCCGGGCGGCTGGGCGTTCCAATACAACAACGACTATTACCCCGATCTCGACGACACCGCCGTGGTCGTGATGGCGATGGATCGGGCGCGGCGGGCGTCCGGCAGCAAGGAATACGACGAAGCGATCTCGCGCGGCCGCGAGTGGATCGAGGGCCTGCAGAGCCGCGATGGCGGCTGGGCCGCCTTCGACATCAACAACCTCGAATATTACCTCAACAACATCCCGTTCTCGGACCATGGCGCGCTGCTCGATCCGCCGACCGAGGACGTCACCGCGCGCTGCATCTCGATGCTGGCGCAGCTCGGCGAGACTGCCGAGACCAGCAAGGCGGTCGCGGACGGGATCGCCTATTTGCGCCGCACCCAGCTCCCGGAAGGGTCATGGTACGGCCGCTGGGGCCTCAACTACGTCTACGGAACCTGGTCGGTGCTGTGTGCGCTCAATGCCGCAGGGATGAGCCACCAGGACCCGATGATTCGCAAGGCGGCCGATTGGCTGCTTTCGATCCAGAACGAGGACGGTGGCTGGGGGGAAGATGCGGTCAGCTACCGACTCGATTACAAGGGATTTGAGGGCGCGCCGTCGACCTCCTCGCAAACGGCATGGGCCTTGCTTGGACTGATGGCGGCCGGAGAGGTCGAAAACCCGGCCATCGTGCGGGGTGTGGAGTACCTAAAAGCCACACAGACCGAGAAAGGGCTGTGGGACGAGGCGCGTTACACGGCTACAGGCTTTCCGCGGGTGTTTTATTTGCGTTATCATGGCTACTCGAAGTTCTTTCCGCTCTGGGCGCTGGCGCGGTATCGGAATTTGAGAAGCACCAACAGCAGGGTGGTAGGGGTCGGGATGTGA
- a CDS encoding B12-binding domain-containing radical SAM protein — protein sequence MRAEGIGTVRRILCVFPRYTSSFGTFEYAYSLTDGVQAFMPPQGLLLIAAYLPENWPVRFIDENIRPATKEDFEWAEAVFVSGMHIQRQQMNDICRRAHTFDLAVAIGGPSVSACPDYYPSFDYLHVGELGDATNELIARLARDPSRPEQQVVLTTKDRLAMTEFPIPAYELAEVKKYLLGSIQYSSGCPYQCEFCDIPGLYGRNPRLKTPQQIIAELDRLRECGMTDTVYFVDDNFIGNRKATLDLLPHLIEWQKRTGYVVRLACEATLNIAKRPEILEKMREAMFVTVFCGIETPDPDALHAMHKDHNMMVPIQEGIHTINSYGMEVVSGIIMGLDTDKPGTADALLNFVDESRIPLLTINLLQALPKTPLWDRLEREGRLVDDDGRDSNVEFLMPYDQVINSWKRCMEIAYQPEKLYARYQYQCDYTYAQRIKVPVAPEMKTWPNIRRALIMLRNIFWQIGVLGDYRKVFWKFALGRLRCGDIEGLIGSATIAHHLIEFARAATSGQQNASNYSIRLREASVPAE from the coding sequence ATGAGAGCTGAAGGCATCGGAACGGTACGGCGTATCCTGTGCGTCTTCCCGCGCTATACCTCCTCTTTTGGTACATTCGAATACGCCTATTCCCTGACCGATGGCGTCCAGGCGTTCATGCCGCCGCAGGGCCTGTTGCTGATCGCGGCCTATCTCCCGGAGAACTGGCCGGTCCGCTTCATCGACGAGAACATTCGCCCCGCTACCAAAGAAGACTTCGAATGGGCCGAGGCGGTGTTCGTCAGCGGCATGCACATCCAGCGCCAGCAGATGAACGACATCTGCCGACGCGCGCATACCTTCGACCTCGCGGTGGCGATCGGCGGACCGTCGGTGAGCGCGTGCCCGGATTACTATCCCTCGTTCGACTATCTCCATGTTGGCGAACTCGGCGACGCCACCAATGAACTCATTGCCCGGCTGGCGCGCGACCCGTCGCGCCCCGAACAGCAGGTGGTGTTGACGACCAAAGACCGCCTGGCGATGACCGAGTTTCCGATTCCGGCCTACGAGCTGGCGGAAGTGAAGAAATATCTGCTCGGCAGCATCCAGTATTCGAGCGGTTGCCCCTATCAGTGCGAATTCTGCGACATCCCCGGCCTTTATGGCCGCAATCCACGCCTGAAAACGCCTCAGCAGATCATTGCCGAACTGGACAGGCTGCGCGAATGCGGCATGACCGACACGGTTTATTTCGTCGACGACAACTTCATCGGCAACCGCAAGGCCACGCTGGATCTGCTGCCGCATCTGATCGAATGGCAGAAGAGGACAGGCTATGTCGTGCGGCTCGCCTGTGAGGCGACGCTGAATATCGCCAAGCGGCCCGAGATCCTGGAGAAGATGCGCGAAGCGATGTTCGTCACCGTGTTCTGCGGCATCGAGACGCCCGATCCCGACGCGTTGCACGCGATGCACAAGGACCACAACATGATGGTCCCGATCCAGGAAGGCATCCACACCATCAATTCCTACGGCATGGAAGTCGTTTCCGGCATCATCATGGGGCTTGATACCGACAAGCCGGGTACCGCGGATGCACTACTCAATTTTGTCGATGAATCGCGGATTCCCCTGCTGACGATCAACCTGCTGCAGGCGCTGCCGAAGACACCGCTGTGGGATCGGCTGGAGCGCGAGGGGCGGCTGGTTGACGACGACGGCCGCGATTCCAATGTCGAATTTCTGATGCCCTACGATCAGGTCATCAATTCCTGGAAGCGATGCATGGAAATCGCCTACCAGCCCGAGAAGCTGTACGCGCGCTACCAGTATCAATGCGACTACACTTATGCACAGCGGATCAAGGTGCCGGTCGCGCCTGAAATGAAGACCTGGCCCAACATCAGGCGCGCGCTGATCATGCTGCGCAATATCTTCTGGCAGATCGGCGTGCTCGGCGACTACAGAAAAGTGTTCTGGAAGTTCGCGCTGGGACGACTCCGTTGCGGCGATATCGAGGGCCTGATTGGCTCGGCGACGATTGCGCATCACCTGATCGAATTTGCGCGCGCTGCCACCAGTGGCCAGCAGAATGCGTCGAATTACTCGATCCGGCTGCGCGAAGCCTCGGTCCCTGCTGAGTAA
- the hpnE gene encoding hydroxysqualene dehydroxylase HpnE, whose product MQKNAHIIGAGVSGLSAAVRLANANYRVHVHEATQQAGGRCRSYFDAATNLTIDNGNHLLLSGNRHALAYARSIGTEAGLVGPKLAQFPFVDIMTGQRWQLDLGDGKLPLWVFDEARRVPDTKLFDYLALAPLIWAGTGKLVGDTIPCKGTLYQRLVQPLLLAALNVDPPEGSAGLAGAIVRETLLAGGQACRPLIARDGLNAVLVEPAIRLLQDKGASIQFGHELHEFAMTGNAVGELKFGSDAIAIGPDDVVVLAVPPRPAAALLPGLKTPSKFRAIVNAHFRFDPPRDAVPILGVVGGLVEWLFAFPQRLSVTISNGDRLVDMPREELALAIWRDVSKAAGLQGDLPLPPWQIVRERRATFEATPEQNALRPGAVTSFKNLFLAGDWTDTGLPATIEGSIRSGDRAADLILARR is encoded by the coding sequence ATGCAGAAAAACGCTCATATCATCGGCGCCGGCGTTTCCGGCCTCTCGGCCGCTGTACGGCTCGCTAACGCCAATTACCGGGTGCATGTCCACGAGGCCACGCAGCAGGCCGGCGGCCGCTGCCGGTCCTATTTCGACGCGGCCACCAATCTCACCATCGACAACGGCAATCATTTGCTGTTGTCCGGCAACCGCCATGCGCTGGCCTACGCCAGATCGATCGGCACCGAGGCGGGGCTGGTCGGGCCGAAGCTTGCGCAGTTTCCCTTTGTCGACATCATGACCGGCCAGCGCTGGCAGCTCGACCTCGGCGACGGCAAATTGCCGCTATGGGTGTTCGACGAGGCGCGCCGCGTCCCCGATACCAAGCTGTTCGATTATCTCGCATTGGCGCCGTTGATCTGGGCAGGCACTGGAAAGTTGGTCGGCGACACGATCCCCTGCAAAGGCACGCTGTACCAGCGGCTGGTGCAGCCGCTGCTGTTGGCCGCGCTCAACGTCGATCCGCCCGAGGGTTCGGCGGGGCTGGCCGGTGCGATCGTGCGGGAAACGCTGCTGGCGGGCGGGCAGGCCTGCCGGCCGCTGATCGCACGCGACGGCTTGAATGCGGTGCTGGTCGAGCCGGCGATCAGGCTGTTGCAGGACAAGGGCGCCTCGATCCAGTTTGGTCATGAGCTGCACGAATTCGCGATGACAGGCAACGCCGTCGGCGAGTTGAAATTCGGCAGCGACGCGATTGCGATCGGCCCCGACGACGTCGTGGTGCTCGCGGTGCCGCCGCGCCCGGCGGCGGCGCTGTTGCCGGGCCTGAAGACGCCGTCGAAATTCCGCGCCATCGTCAATGCGCATTTTCGCTTCGATCCGCCCCGCGATGCCGTGCCCATCCTCGGCGTGGTCGGTGGCCTCGTGGAATGGCTGTTCGCATTTCCGCAACGGCTGTCGGTCACCATCAGCAATGGCGACCGCCTCGTCGACATGCCGCGCGAAGAACTCGCGCTGGCGATCTGGCGGGATGTCTCCAAGGCTGCGGGGCTGCAGGGCGACCTGCCGTTGCCGCCCTGGCAGATCGTGCGCGAGCGTCGCGCGACTTTCGAGGCCACACCGGAGCAGAACGCGCTGCGGCCGGGGGCGGTGACATCATTCAAAAACCTGTTTCTCGCCGGCGACTGGACTGATACGGGATTGCCGGCAACCATCGAAGGATCGATACGGTCGGGCGACCGCGCCGCCGATCTGATCCTGGCGAGGCGTTAA
- the hpnD gene encoding presqualene diphosphate synthase HpnD has product MTLQTAAANADYGTTASGSSFYAAMRILPRDQREAMFQIYSFCRQVDDIADSDGPRPERLAALQQWREDIDALYHSHPPPRLQDYAASVKTFGLKREDFLAVVDGMEMDVPQDIRAPDLATLDLYCDRVASAVGRLSVRVFGLPEDDGIQLAHHLGRALQLTNILRDIDEDAGLGRLYLPRESLLLAGITTDDPNRVIVDRALPKVCLPLAERAKKHFEKADEIMKRNSRRVVRAPRIMSKYYRAILDLLLARGFAAPREPVRVHKWAKIAILLRYAII; this is encoded by the coding sequence ATGACGTTGCAGACGGCGGCGGCTAACGCAGATTACGGCACCACTGCGTCGGGCAGTTCGTTCTATGCCGCGATGCGCATCCTGCCGCGCGACCAGCGCGAGGCGATGTTCCAGATCTACAGCTTCTGTCGGCAGGTCGACGACATCGCCGATTCCGATGGGCCGCGGCCCGAGCGGCTGGCAGCGCTGCAGCAATGGCGCGAGGACATCGATGCGCTATATCACAGTCATCCGCCGCCGCGCCTGCAAGATTACGCCGCCTCGGTGAAAACCTTCGGCCTCAAGCGCGAGGATTTTCTCGCTGTGGTCGACGGGATGGAGATGGACGTGCCACAGGACATTCGTGCGCCGGATCTTGCCACGCTCGATCTCTATTGCGATCGCGTTGCCAGCGCCGTCGGGCGTCTGTCGGTGCGGGTGTTCGGCCTGCCCGAGGATGACGGAATCCAGCTCGCCCATCATCTCGGCCGCGCGCTGCAATTGACCAACATCCTGCGCGACATCGACGAGGACGCGGGGCTCGGCCGGCTGTATCTGCCACGCGAAAGCCTGCTGCTTGCCGGCATCACCACCGACGACCCCAATCGGGTGATCGTCGATCGCGCGCTGCCGAAAGTATGCCTGCCGCTGGCCGAGCGCGCGAAAAAGCATTTCGAGAAGGCCGACGAGATCATGAAACGCAATTCGCGCCGCGTGGTGCGCGCGCCGCGGATCATGTCGAAATATTACCGCGCGATCCTGGACCTGTTGCTGGCCCGCGGCTTTGCCGCGCCGCGTGAGCCGGTCCGTGTCCACAAATGGGCGAAGATCGCCATCCTTCTCCGTTACGCGATCATCTGA